One Serpentinicella alkaliphila DNA segment encodes these proteins:
- a CDS encoding Asp23/Gls24 family envelope stress response protein: protein MATDPMEIACDGGRIKISHDIVMTIARHIATEVKGIVSISGGIPGGIVDVFSKKTTTKKGVKIQNEESQIAINVALVIKYGVKIPDVVKEVQQKVKAAIEAMTEIKVSRVNVYIQDIEVE from the coding sequence ATGGCTACTGATCCAATGGAGATAGCATGTGATGGTGGTAGAATTAAAATATCCCATGATATTGTTATGACAATTGCAAGACATATTGCTACGGAAGTTAAAGGGATAGTGTCTATTAGCGGAGGTATACCTGGTGGTATTGTAGATGTTTTCTCTAAAAAAACCACAACTAAGAAAGGCGTTAAAATTCAAAATGAAGAATCACAAATAGCAATAAACGTAGCTCTTGTTATAAAGTATGGAGTTAAGATACCAGATGTAGTTAAGGAAGTACAACAAAAAGTAAAAGCTGCTATTGAAGCTATGACAGAAATTAAGGTATCTAGGGTGAATGTTTACATACAAGACATAGAGGTAGAATAA
- a CDS encoding DUF4179 domain-containing protein, whose translation MFHDEEKKLYKLKENYDNIEIPQNLDDFIIKGIKKGQFSENNVKTRKMISLAASLLIIIFITSIVISPAFADFASRIPGIGYFMNFFNYDKGIQAALENDFIQVINVSDEHDGTKLTVEGVVIDESRMIVFYNIQTQEENADIYLHEIEFLNGSGEHLRAGFVYSPPIFEQENKSFKGTIDISFNEETKITNNLTMICNLVINEKNKEMVERNINDIDSYFSSVHKPLWDREVNGLFKINFNVDTEKYENLKEVYELKKEVWVEGQKFIVQRVSIYPSRTEIGISYDEKNTMKIYGFEDLRIVDKSGNEFSSITNGITASYIGEDGIRLYLQSNFFKHPKELYLEGSTLRALDKSKNKVVIDLEDQIIIEQPDGRFELSNLVENIIDNTIGIEVKYEYEVPVDQMNRFIGVELSHTFTDERGVEYTPRNSGSSATSTEGKHIYTIYNRFDRVEGLGRKITFKLTNYPKTIKAPFRIKIK comes from the coding sequence ATGTTTCATGATGAAGAGAAAAAGTTATATAAGTTAAAAGAAAACTATGATAATATTGAAATTCCCCAAAATTTAGATGATTTTATTATTAAGGGTATAAAAAAAGGTCAATTTTCTGAAAATAATGTAAAAACAAGAAAGATGATTTCTTTAGCTGCATCTTTATTAATAATTATATTTATTACTTCTATTGTAATATCTCCTGCTTTTGCAGATTTCGCAAGTAGAATCCCTGGAATAGGCTATTTTATGAATTTTTTTAATTATGATAAAGGAATTCAAGCAGCTTTGGAAAACGATTTTATACAAGTTATTAATGTCTCTGATGAACATGATGGCACAAAGCTTACAGTCGAAGGAGTAGTAATAGATGAGTCTAGAATGATAGTTTTTTATAACATTCAAACGCAGGAGGAAAATGCAGATATTTATTTACATGAAATTGAGTTCTTAAATGGTAGTGGGGAACATCTAAGGGCTGGATTTGTTTATTCACCACCCATTTTTGAACAAGAAAATAAAAGTTTTAAGGGGACGATTGATATAAGTTTTAATGAAGAGACAAAAATAACCAATAATCTTACTATGATATGTAATTTAGTAATTAATGAAAAAAACAAAGAGATGGTAGAGAGAAATATAAATGATATAGATAGCTACTTCAGTAGTGTTCATAAACCTCTTTGGGATAGAGAGGTTAATGGATTATTTAAAATTAACTTTAATGTGGATACAGAAAAATATGAGAACCTAAAAGAAGTATACGAGCTTAAAAAAGAAGTATGGGTTGAAGGTCAAAAATTTATTGTTCAGAGAGTCTCAATTTATCCCTCTAGGACTGAGATTGGTATAAGTTATGATGAAAAAAACACAATGAAAATATATGGCTTTGAGGACTTAAGAATAGTTGATAAAAGTGGTAATGAATTTTCGAGTATAACAAATGGTATAACAGCATCCTATATAGGAGAGGATGGAATAAGACTTTATTTACAAAGTAACTTCTTTAAGCACCCAAAAGAATTATATTTAGAAGGGAGTACCTTAAGGGCGTTAGATAAATCAAAAAATAAAGTAGTTATTGATTTAGAAGATCAAATAATTATAGAGCAGCCTGATGGTAGATTTGAACTATCGAATCTTGTTGAGAATATTATAGATAATACCATTGGTATAGAGGTAAAATATGAGTATGAAGTGCCAGTAGATCAAATGAATAGATTTATAGGAGTAGAGCTTTCTCATACATTTACTGATGAGCGTGGAGTTGAGTATACACCACGTAATAGTGGATCATCTGCAACTAGTACTGAAGGAAAACATATTTATACTATATATAATAGGTTTGATAGGGTTGAAGGTCTTGGAAGGAAAATAACTTTTAAACTTACGAATTATCCTAAAACAATAAAAGCGCCATTTAGAATAAAAATTAAATAG
- a CDS encoding sigma-70 family RNA polymerase sigma factor codes for MEFEDLVIASQEGDDNAFYELMKLNKVKLYRIAYTYLKNEEDSLEAIQETTYRAYTKLKKLKEPQFFKTWLVRILINYCFDELKRQKKCLPMLNDKEISQEMNNDRLDMEWAIDKLLPKYRDIIILKYFEDLRIQDIALILECPEGTVKTWLNKALNELRTIIKEGGH; via the coding sequence TTGGAATTTGAAGATTTAGTAATTGCTTCTCAAGAAGGTGATGACAATGCTTTTTATGAACTTATGAAACTAAATAAAGTTAAGCTATATAGAATAGCGTATACCTATTTAAAAAATGAAGAAGATTCCCTAGAGGCAATACAAGAAACTACATATAGGGCTTATACTAAGTTAAAAAAACTTAAAGAACCTCAATTCTTTAAAACATGGTTAGTTAGGATATTAATTAATTATTGTTTTGACGAATTAAAAAGGCAAAAAAAATGTCTTCCTATGTTGAATGACAAAGAAATTTCCCAGGAAATGAATAATGATAGATTAGATATGGAATGGGCTATTGACAAATTGTTACCAAAGTATCGAGACATAATTATACTAAAGTACTTCGAGGACTTAAGGATACAGGATATAGCTTTAATACTAGAATGTCCTGAAGGTACAGTGAAAACTTGGCTAAACAAAGCACTGAACGAATTAAGAACAATCATAAAGGAGGGTGGTCATTGA
- a CDS encoding DUF1893 domain-containing protein, with the protein MTEFNIAKDLLIKEAYSLVIYKDGKIIMTSKEKGLKPIMVALAEYREEIKGAILADKIIGKAAALLCIYGGIKEVYAHTLSDCAKEILQKNGVRVESNRVVPYIINREGNDKCPMEKLVENIEVPEDAHKAVLNFISKQTRK; encoded by the coding sequence ATGACTGAGTTTAACATAGCTAAGGATTTACTAATAAAAGAGGCTTATTCTTTGGTAATATATAAGGATGGAAAAATAATAATGACCTCAAAAGAAAAAGGCTTAAAACCAATTATGGTTGCATTAGCAGAATATAGAGAAGAGATTAAAGGGGCAATTCTTGCGGATAAAATAATTGGAAAAGCAGCCGCTTTATTATGTATTTATGGAGGTATAAAAGAGGTTTATGCCCATACCCTAAGTGATTGTGCTAAAGAAATTTTGCAAAAAAACGGCGTAAGGGTAGAGTCAAATAGAGTTGTGCCATATATAATAAATAGAGAAGGTAATGATAAGTGTCCGATGGAAAAGTTGGTAGAAAACATTGAAGTGCCAGAGGATGCTCATAAAGCAGTTTTGAATTTTATATCAAAGCAGACTAGAAAGTAA